One window of Methanogenium organophilum genomic DNA carries:
- a CDS encoding 30S ribosomal protein S9 has product MTKVINTSGKRKTAIARATLREGNGRVRINSVPLEIYGTEMLRMKISEPLLLVPGVLDDVDVSIDVRGGGFMGQAEAARTALARGIVTWSNDPKIKDTYLVYDRTLLVNDSRQKEAKKPHGRGARAKFQKSYR; this is encoded by the coding sequence ATGACGAAAGTAATTAATACGAGTGGAAAGCGGAAAACTGCAATTGCACGTGCAACCCTTCGCGAAGGGAACGGGCGTGTACGCATTAATTCTGTACCCCTTGAGATATACGGCACTGAGATGCTCAGAATGAAAATTTCTGAGCCACTTCTCCTTGTTCCGGGTGTTCTTGATGATGTCGATGTATCCATTGATGTCAGGGGCGGCGGATTTATGGGACAGGCTGAAGCAGCAAGGACAGCTCTGGCCCGTGGTATTGTGACGTGGAGTAATGACCCGAAGATTAAGGACACGTACCTTGTGTATGACCGTACTCTCCTGGTGAATGACTCACGTCAGAAAGAAGCAAAGAAACCGCATGGCCGTGGTGCACGTGCGAAATTCCAAAAGTCTTATCGTTAG
- a CDS encoding 50S ribosomal protein L18e → MTKTIMKTNPRYSALISILKETSRANDANVWREIAKRLESPSNNYAEVNISKINRYAQDGDTVLVPGKVLGSGVLSQKVSVAAIKFSGVAEEKIIGADGVCMTIEELVRQNPEGKKVRILR, encoded by the coding sequence ATGACTAAAACAATCATGAAGACAAATCCGCGTTATTCTGCCCTAATATCTATATTAAAAGAGACATCCCGGGCAAATGATGCAAATGTCTGGCGCGAGATTGCAAAGCGGCTGGAATCACCCAGCAATAACTACGCTGAAGTTAATATCAGCAAAATAAACAGGTATGCACAGGATGGCGATACCGTTCTTGTTCCCGGAAAAGTTCTTGGGAGCGGTGTGTTGAGCCAGAAGGTATCTGTTGCTGCAATAAAATTCAGTGGAGTGGCAGAGGAAAAGATCATTGGAGCTGATGGAGTTTGTATGACAATTGAAGAACTTGTCAGGCAGAATCCGGAAGGCAAAAAGGTACGTATTCTGAGGTGA
- a CDS encoding DNA-directed RNA polymerase subunit N yields MIPIRCFTCGKVISTAWEEFRQRQSAGEDPKEILDDLGLSRYCCRRMLLAHKEIIDDLNPYQ; encoded by the coding sequence ATGATTCCAATCAGATGTTTTACCTGTGGGAAAGTCATTTCGACAGCCTGGGAAGAGTTCAGGCAGAGGCAGAGTGCAGGCGAGGATCCTAAAGAGATCCTCGACGATCTCGGACTTTCGCGCTACTGTTGTAGGCGTATGCTTCTGGCACACAAAGAGATTATTGATGATC
- a CDS encoding 50S ribosomal protein L13: protein MVTIIDATGLRLGRLASIVAKRSLEGEEIAIVNAEQCVVSGGKARILADYDHKRKRGSREGGPFYPRRPDHILKRTIRGMVPYKRKRGAEALRRVMVHVGIPEEFEGAELEILDEAHIDGLSTPKFVTLGEISKILGAKF, encoded by the coding sequence ATGGTTACAATTATTGATGCAACAGGACTTCGCCTGGGACGGCTTGCCAGTATTGTTGCAAAACGGTCTCTTGAAGGAGAGGAAATTGCCATTGTAAATGCAGAACAGTGTGTGGTTTCCGGAGGAAAAGCCCGTATTCTGGCTGATTATGATCACAAGAGAAAGCGTGGTTCCCGTGAGGGTGGTCCATTCTATCCACGGCGCCCTGACCATATCCTTAAGCGTACTATTCGTGGGATGGTTCCATATAAGCGCAAACGCGGTGCAGAGGCACTTCGTCGCGTGATGGTACATGTAGGTATCCCTGAGGAGTTTGAAGGAGCTGAACTTGAGATACTTGATGAGGCACATATTGACGGACTTTCAACCCCGAAATTTGTAACTCTCGGTGAGATCAGCAAGATACTTGGAGCAAAATTCTGA